In a single window of the Elaeis guineensis isolate ETL-2024a chromosome 8, EG11, whole genome shotgun sequence genome:
- the LOC105050396 gene encoding probable protein phosphatase 2C 59 isoform X2, producing MGYLNSVHPSTSGAQADNSLVSGGGISQNGKFSYGYASSPGKRSSMEDFYETRIDGVDGETVGLFGVFDGHGGARAAEYVKQHLFSNLINHPKFISDTKSAIAIAVSRDHKPDQTDERQRIEDAGGFVMWAGTWRVGGVLAVSRAFGDRFLKQFVVADPEIQEEVVDGSLEFLILASDGLWDVVSNEEAVEMIKPIEDPEQAARRLMQEAYQRGSADNITCVVVRFLANQSNNAQEQK from the exons ATGGGTTACTTGAACTCTGTTCATCCGAGTACCAGCGGAGCTCAGGCCGATAACTCTCTGGTCAGCGGTGGAGGCATCag CCAGAATGGGAAGTTCAGCTATGGATATGCGAGTTCTCCAGGGAAAAGATCATCAATGGAGGACTTCTATGAAACCAGAATTGATGGTGTTGATGGAGAGACGGTTGGTTTATTCGGAGTTTTTGATG GTCATGGTGGGGCTCGAGCAGCTGAGTATGTTAAACAGCACCTCTTCAGCAATTTGATCAATCACCCCAAGTTCATAAGCGATACAAAGTCAGCAATAG CTATAGCTGTTTCACGAGATCACAAGCCTGACCAGACAGATGAACGGCAACGAATTGAGGACGCAGGAGGATTCGTGATGTGGGCTG GAACATGGCGGGTCGGTGGTGTTCTCGCTGTTTCTCGTGCATTTGGTGACAGATTTTTAAAACAGTTTGTTGTCGCTGATCCAGAAATTCAG GAAGAGGTGGTTGATGGCTCTCTAGAATTCCTTATCCTTGCAAGTGATGGACTATGGGATGTCGTCTCAAACGAG GAGGCTGTTGAGATGATTAAACCCATAGAAGACCCCGAACAGGCAGCAAGGAGACTGATGCAGGAAGCTTATCAAAGAGGAAGTGCAGACAATATCACATGCGTTGTGGTGCGATTCCTAGCCAACCAAAGCAACAATGCCCAGGAACAAAAGTAA
- the LOC105050396 gene encoding probable protein phosphatase 2C 59 isoform X1, whose amino-acid sequence MGYLNSVHPSTSGAQADNSLVSGGGISQNGKFSYGYASSPGKRSSMEDFYETRIDGVDGETVGLFGVFDGHGGARAAEYVKQHLFSNLINHPKFISDTKSAIADAYNHTDSELLKCEKSENRDAGSTASTAILVGDRLVVANVGDSRAVICRGGNAIAVSRDHKPDQTDERQRIEDAGGFVMWAGTWRVGGVLAVSRAFGDRFLKQFVVADPEIQEEVVDGSLEFLILASDGLWDVVSNEEAVEMIKPIEDPEQAARRLMQEAYQRGSADNITCVVVRFLANQSNNAQEQK is encoded by the exons ATGGGTTACTTGAACTCTGTTCATCCGAGTACCAGCGGAGCTCAGGCCGATAACTCTCTGGTCAGCGGTGGAGGCATCag CCAGAATGGGAAGTTCAGCTATGGATATGCGAGTTCTCCAGGGAAAAGATCATCAATGGAGGACTTCTATGAAACCAGAATTGATGGTGTTGATGGAGAGACGGTTGGTTTATTCGGAGTTTTTGATG GTCATGGTGGGGCTCGAGCAGCTGAGTATGTTAAACAGCACCTCTTCAGCAATTTGATCAATCACCCCAAGTTCATAAGCGATACAAAGTCAGCAATAG CTGATGCATACAATCATACAGACTCAGAGTTGTTGAAATGTGAGAAAAGTGAGAATCGTGATGCTGGGTCAACTGCTTCAACTGCTATTCTTGTTGGTGACCGTTTGGTAGTTGCCAATGTTGGCGACTCTAGGGCTGTTATTTGTCGGGGTGGAAATG CTATAGCTGTTTCACGAGATCACAAGCCTGACCAGACAGATGAACGGCAACGAATTGAGGACGCAGGAGGATTCGTGATGTGGGCTG GAACATGGCGGGTCGGTGGTGTTCTCGCTGTTTCTCGTGCATTTGGTGACAGATTTTTAAAACAGTTTGTTGTCGCTGATCCAGAAATTCAG GAAGAGGTGGTTGATGGCTCTCTAGAATTCCTTATCCTTGCAAGTGATGGACTATGGGATGTCGTCTCAAACGAG GAGGCTGTTGAGATGATTAAACCCATAGAAGACCCCGAACAGGCAGCAAGGAGACTGATGCAGGAAGCTTATCAAAGAGGAAGTGCAGACAATATCACATGCGTTGTGGTGCGATTCCTAGCCAACCAAAGCAACAATGCCCAGGAACAAAAGTAA
- the LOC105050397 gene encoding uncharacterized protein, which yields MAYVDHTFSISDEDIKNMESPNVDQNRPPIKVISLAVSLLVFGSLGIVIGVVMACNRVGGDRAHGVSFAILGSILFIPGFYYTRVAYHAYKGYKGFSFANIVDDA from the exons ATGGCGTACGTCGACCACACCTTCTCCATCTCGGACGAGGACATCAAGAATATGGAATCCCCCAACGTCGACCAGAACCGGCCGCCCATCAAGGTGATCAGCCTCGCCGTCTCCCTCCTCGTCTTCGGCTCCCTCGGAATCGTCATCGGCGTCGTCATGGCCTGCAACCGAGTTGGCGGTGACCGAGCCCACG GGGTTTCCTTTGCGATTCTGGGATCGATACTTTTCATTCCTGGATTCTATTACACGAGAGTCGCGTATCATGCGTACAAGGGATATAAAGGCTTCTCCTTTGCCAACATTGTCGACGACGCATAA